The following DNA comes from Papaver somniferum cultivar HN1 unplaced genomic scaffold, ASM357369v1 unplaced-scaffold_99, whole genome shotgun sequence.
TTGTGAATTGTGGATACTTTAGTTTGCTAGGAATTAAAGAAGAGAAGTGTTGCGCACCAGATATTTGATAAATTGTCCCAATCATCTTTTGTGTTATTTTGGCAAACTATTACATGGGTTTCGATTATAAGTGATTGAGATAACTTTGTGTATGTTTATAACCTAGAAAATCCAACATTAGCTAGCTAGGTTTACTGATTCATTAGTCTTATATATTTGAATTACTTATGTACATATATCTTATCTCAGTATCAATTGAAGATCAATAATATTTTCTCACCCTTTAGGATTTTATCAGTAGATTTAGGCCTTTGTGCCGAAccactgtaattttttattttttctttttaatctttTATTTCAACATGATTTTAATATATAGTTATTTATTTATCTTATTCACTGTTCATCAAAGATAAAGATTAgtttaaaatattttgttaagattagtttaaaatattttgtttatcgTCGTCACAAAATTATTCGGGAATAATTGACAATGTATTATAGAGAGCTTAATCATTCAAGAGTCAAGATTGGCTCTGGGCGTCCGAAAGCTGGAGGTTTCTTTGTAGGTTTTCACTttgaaaataaaacaaagaagAGTATACATTTTTGGTACTCCGTTCCATTATTCTTGTGGCTTTTTCATGAGTACCATCATTTTCCAGACAAGGACTATAAAGAAGTGCGTTCTACGACAATGTGTTTTTTTTGTGCAATAGTAATAATTCTTTCCATCTTCTTTACCGACAGTATAAGTCGTAGAGAAGCTAGGTACAGTAATACTAACATAATAACATTTTTCCATTGggtgctacaaaaaaaaaaaaaaacattttcctAAACAGTATTTCTTGGATGAAGATGAAACCGTGAAAGAGTATCGATCAGATTTAACTGTGGACGGTAAACTTGATAAAACTACAAAATATTCACGCCGGCATCTCCCAGTAGAGAGCCAAGCAGTACTATCGGCAGAATACTGCTAATTAACCCGTTATTATACGATGGACATTGAACAGCGATAAAGTGGTTTCAAGAGCATCTTTTGGATCATGAATGGCTTGCCGATAAATGTTGTGATTCACATCAACGTGACTGTATGTTTGTACCAGTAGTTTCGGTTTTCGTGCAAGTAATTAGTGTACTAGAAGCAGGACGCCGAATTAAGATCGTCAACTAGCATTTAATAGCTCGTTTGCCCGTATCCTTATTTTAAGATGCAAGTATCCAGGCATATTAACTGTTAGCTTTCGGTGTTGAAATAAATTAATTCAGATTTCGGGTACTAAAATGACGCTCCTAAGTTCTGCACGAGTCAGTAGGCTAGGCCTTGTATAATCCTATCATTGGTGGCCTAATAAGCAAAGATTTGAGCCATAAAAATAAGTACGTTATTCGTGCTTTTAAGCCCTTCTTCCAACAAATTTGGGCCTTTTTTCTCCGTTCTTGATTCACCAAAACAAAAATCATGTCAACATAATTACTGTGCAGTTTCTATTTTTTCCTTTGTCTTCTCAAAATCCAAGACCGAACCTTTGCAAGCGTGTTGTGTGTAGTAAATTAGTTTATAATTTCCACACAATATTCAAACCGCAAAATAATTTTCTATTGTCTTGAATTCTGGGATCAATTAAATTCTTATTTGGACACATTTTAACAGTCTAACTGTATTTATTACATCGACTCCAATTTCTACActagaaaattttgaatttgactCGAGTCTGGATATCTAGGATTACCATTTAATGCAAATGAGGGATAATTTGGTCAGTGCAAACCTGCGAATCTCAACATTATGTTTGGTAACTCTTTCCTATTGCATGGTCTGGAGGCAAAAAGAATCTCTAAACAGACTTtctgcagaaaagaagaagaattagtaGTTAAAGAGGAATTCTAATTCTGTCATTATAACGTGATAAGTTTAGCAAAGATCTGATGATCTCAACAACTCCTGTAAAATTCCACCTCTATGGACCCCCAAAACTTTATTGATCTCCACGAGCACAAGTCAAATAAATCATCAACAACTACCACCGTCCGGTAGAAATTATGAAGACAACTACAGACAACAAGTACATAAATGATGTTTGCCGGAAGTGTCAAACGCATTGAATGTAAGGCTAAATGAATTCCGGCGTTGCTTTCATCGCCAGATTCGTGCACCGTCCACAATTGCAAATTGGGTCTTTGCGTCTCTTGAGTTGGGGGTCAATGTTTCCATGCATGTTGCTTGCTCGTTAAATGAACTTGCCCACAAAATGTGAAAGCTGGTGACCCCTCAAGGAGTAAGGCGTATTCAATGAATCACTATCACTAGTGACATTCAATCAACCACCGCCCATGGTAGGGTGAACCAGATGTTTTGTACTGCTGCTTTCAATTTCAGCGGTGGAAACTGGTAAAATGATatgccaccaactttttcataaCACTTCGACAACAATCCGGTGTGGCAGTGAGATCTACTGCTTTGCTATATTCAGTCACCCTCCGACGATTGCATTAACTAGAAAAATAAGGTTCATCGGTGTATTGAGACGATTTACAATGCAGCTAGATCATGGGCAATTGCCATGGACCGACCTAATCTAAGTATCTAAGTCTGTAGACCCATGCCACGgagaataatatttttgtaaGAGAGTAATTATTTTAGTAATGCTACTGTAATACTACTAGATTAATGTGCATAGAAAAGATCAGGAGATAATTAGAGAGTGATTACATGGTTATTAATCATAATGATGGTGTAATGAATGGGAAGTAAGGAATCTTTAAAACTGTGTACCCAAAAAGaccctaccaccaccaccattcccaAAATCCAAATCAATTCAACACTCTACTCTACTACATACAGCTAAGCTCACTCTTCCATACTACTACTCTTTTAACTCTCTGCATTCTGCACTTTCTCTCATTTGTTATTTTGACTCTTCAATCCCATCTGATCATATACAAACAAACAGCAAAACAAATTCTCCCCCTTTTCAGCTCATCTCCATCCCATCCATCACATACAAACAACCACAAGAATTTCAAAtaatttctagtcttcagcaatGCCTGAAACTAGAAATTATAGAAAACCCACTAAGAAAACTCACACAATATCATCACAGAAAGAGAAATCTTTACCACCAGCATCAACAACTaatactgctgctgctacttcacCAGCAGCATCACCACCTTCTTGGGTAATGATGAGAAGTATATTTTCATGTAAACATGACCAACAAGAAGCAGAACCCATTTCTATTAATAAAGAAGGAAACAGTAAAAGATGTAAGAAAATGGTTTGTTCTGGCTCATCTCTTTGTAGTAATACAAAAGTAATGCATAGGCCTGAATCATTATCACCTGAAAGCTCTAAGAAATGGGGTTCTTCATTAAGtgcttcttgttcatcttcttctaatggtTCTACTTCAAGAAGATCTAATGGGGTTATCTCTACTTCCTCTGTTTCTACTACTGCATCCTCTTCTTCATCAGCTTCATCTGCTGCTGCTGGTACTAGTAGTACTACTCGCTCATCTGGTGGTGGGTCTTTTAGAGGAATGCAGTTTAGAAGACTATCAGGTTGTTATGAATGTAgaatggttgttgatccatctcATTTAGTATCTAGAGATCCTTCTTTGAGAAATACTCTGTCTACTTGTCCTGTCTGTGCAGAAGTTTTCATGAAAACTGAAGATTTAGAACTTCATCAGTCTGTTAGACATGCAGGTACATTTTGCACTTACTACCCCACTGCAGCGTTTGCTTTCCTTCTGTTCATTTAGCAATCTGTTACTGTTGCCCAATTAAAATCTCTATCTGGCTTTCTAACTTCAATATTTTGCCTGTTTTGGGTGTAATTTTGTTGTGATCTGATTCTATCTTTGACATGATTGAGAAATTTATCCTCTTTAATGGAAGTTGGATCTAACAAGATAAAAAAGTGACATTTTATTTTGATTCTGGAAGGCCTAATCTACTAGTAAGGCAAGATTTTCAGTGTACTAATTCCCACATGGTGTGCCATTTTGGGTTATCCAGTTGATAAAATGGAAGTTCAAATCAATATCACATTTCAATAATGCCGATCTTATGACATTACTCATCTCTTTGGCTCAAGTCCCCAGCGATCCATGGGAACTGGTTTTTGTTATGTGTATTGTTTTCATGTTCTAGCATCCATCCCAATTTCGCCATTCTAATCCTTTTGTTTGTTTGTCTTTGATGCAGTATCTGAACTGGGTCCTGAAGATAGTAGTAGAAACATAGTAGAGATTATTTTCCAATCAAGTTGGTTGAAGAAACAAGCACCAGTCTGTAAAATTGAGAGAATTCTCAAAGTCAATAACACTCAAAAGACCATAACAAGATTTGAAGATTACAGAGAATCCATCAAAGCAAAAGCGAACAAGCTCATAAAGAAACACCCAAGATGTGTTGCGGATGGCAACGAACTACTTAGGTTCCATTGCACAACTTTTGTTTGCTCGATCGGTGTTAACGGGTCGTCTAACCTTTGCAATTCGATTCCTCAATGCAATGTTTGTAGTATCATTAAAAATGGATTTAAGATTGAAGGAATGACAGGAGGAGGAGGGATTTGCACTACTGCAACTAGTGGAAAAGCTCATGATAATGCTAAAATCACGTCTCAAAAGGAGAAACGAGCAATGTTGGTTTGTCGAGTAATTGCGGGTAGGGTTAAAAGGAATCAAGATGGATCAGGCGCAGAAGAGTTTGATTCAGTTGCAGGACCAAGTGGGATTTACTCAGATTTAGATGAGCTATCAGTGTTCAATTACAAGGCTATATTACCTTGTTTTGTTGTGATATATGGAGGGTTTTAACGCCGCGGCATGTACTTGATGTTGGTTCTTAGTAATGCTGCATATTGCATAAACACTATGTTATGTTATGTAATCTTTTGTATTTCTTTTGAATGTAATTCAAGATTTTCTTCCGCTTCTATGTATGTTCTTGCTTTCCTAACTGACATTCTTCATAAGTTTGTTAGCTCTATGCTGACTGACCatttgagtttggtttttgaGGACTTGACGCTCCTTCAAAATCAGCAAACCGGTAAATGTTGCCTCAGCCTCAGTTTTAAACACTAGCTAACAAAGAGTGACTAAACTGATCTGATGCGACATGTTAACGGTTAGAATCTAAAAGCTCAAGCTCCCTTGAACCGAGGGGGACCAACCAACTCGGCAAGAAGTTATGTCCCTTTTACATATTTGTAGGTTGCAAATAATTAAGTCGCAGTTTTGGCTTTTCAAGCAATAACTAGACACGTATGGTTAGCCCGCTGATAGATGACTAAAATCACTGATACCATCAAACACCAGAATTGTAGACCGGTGGTTGAAAAAAAGAACTAGTCGTTATACAAATGCGATTTCCTATAATGATCTCGAAGTATGTTACatgtctcagtcagagatttctgCATAaaatttggcaaagaaaagagtttcTTTGTTCCTTACTCCTATACGAAAAGTGTAGAATGGAATTCTTTCACACTACACAATCTCTTTGTTTATACTCAAATTGCCATTAAAGCATCAAAAGAGGTCAAATTGGAGTAATCTTTTCGTAAAGGAATTACTAATGGTGTTATTTTAGAGAGTCAGCTTTTGGTTTAACAGATAAAGAAGATTATACGTATAATACTACATGCTAAACCCAATTTCATAACCACTTTGTTTTGAAACTTGTCCTAATAACAGTTAAAGTTGATTCTAGTTATCTTAAAAACAACTCTTTTTTTCATGTGGGGAAGTAAGTAtctatttgaaattttgaatgatTTGGTGTTGATCATGCATGACCGATGATTATATTCGAATTGGAGTTATATTTTACTGAAATCTTAAACATGTGCGAGAATGAATATGGTGTGTATTTAGCCTAGAGAATCGGTAGAGTAGTACTCCGGCCACAATGTATCTGCTTATCACAGCATTGGCGTTGCCTGAATCCCTTCGGCAATGAAACCAGACTATAATTTTGAAACGGTGGGTGGGAGTACAAAACTACTATCTACACAAGGACACCAGGACGATTTGTTTGAGTTATAAGGTGAAACATATAACGATGGTGTCCCAAGTAAGAAATAATGAGGATGTTATATAGCACAATCTTGTTTAAGATATGGTGTAGTAACTACTTTACAGGTAGTACGTACAATGAGCATGTTGTCACTTATACTGCTCAGTTTTCAGTTTTCACTTTGAGAAAAAGAAACAGTAAAAAGAAGGTCTGGGTACCCTGAAAATTTAaagcttttaagaagaataaattcGCTGAGTATCTCAAAAGAACACAAAAAGGAAATCAATACACATGCTCATGGTGGAGTCAGTAAAAataagaattatgtgattgaatTAAAGTTGGTCGGGGTTGTGTTGTATGAAATGATACATACACAGCACACCACAGTACAGAGTGCAGATAAGCTTAGGTAATTTACTTCGAGTGGCTACTTCGATAATGGAATTCTAATCCCAAGCCCCAACCATAATAACTTATCAAGCTAGGTTTAACTGTATTTGTCATTTTGACTacagaaaatggatcatttgtccaaatatttttaaaacacggttcaaatagacgagtataaaatagtttgggtgaaatggacacaaaaaaaatagcaaggatgaaactggattcatcctgacttaaagttaaaaaatagcaaggatgaaactggatgcaccctgatgtaaattaaaaataaaaaaaatatatttgaaaatgggtagggtgaaactgtttacatcctgactatttttatatttttgtccatttaaacaatatcaaaacctaactgtccttttcacccaggaattattgattttggtctttttaaccaattttgtgttttgacTACGATACTGTCACCATGTAACTAGAGAAAGATCCAATTATAACAAAATAAAAGCTACATTGATGCATTGTCCACTGTTGGGGTATCGTTTAAATACTTTGGGTCTCCATACCGTGACCAAAGTTCAAGTCTCATCCCACAACATTTACTAATCAGGGTAGGGATATGTGtacttagagcaagtcttatggtggaatccatccatcttccatcttccacgccacctcagcacttggaactgtggatggaagcgcaagtgtaatggtgggatagtagaaacgctattcttaatggagataaaaaaacgcaattaagaatggagctaaaaaaacgcaattaagaatggagtttttttttttcagccgttagatttcaacaactcattttaaatctacggataaaaaaaacgcaattcttaattgcgtttttttagctccattcttaattgcgtttaacgctattcttattggcgttcagatggattccacgaacacttccacgaaaccgtggaaccttgcttggattttctgtggaagaccccaacttagaagccactagacttgacattccatgatttttccacacttggaatagtttggattccaccataacaCTTGCTGCTCTTAcatgtaacaaaaaaaaaaacgggagaCCTACGATCCCGagactatatatatattttttcttttttcctaccatttcatgatttcattaataaaatCATGAGATCCCATGATTTCATTAACAGATAATAATATGGATTTCATTAGCTACTCtctccaaaccaaaaccaaagctcttttccagtagcaagtaccaggtCGAGCAGGGATATTGTCTCGTAAAGACCGTATGTTCAAGGGTGCGACGAAGTTTTTACGTCGGCTGTCTGCTGGCCGAGACGCAACTTACCTGAAGGTAAGAGTAATCCTTAACACCTTCCGTGTCTTGTTCGTTTTCGGCACAGGGGGTAGTGCCCCATCACTTCCATGGGATTACGCATTCGCGACCATGTAGGTGATGAAGTCACGTACTCCGTGTCCCGATTGCAGGTCTACGAGGTGATTATTCCCCTTCACGATCCTGCGAGCTGCAGAGCTACTGAGGGATGTCCCCTTTCACAATTCTACCATGACGGTTTACTTGTTCGCGGTTTGCACAGTCCTACTAAGAGAGAAAGCTTGAAATGAATAATCAAAGGTAAAGAAGGGTATAGTCACGCACCTCATGTACATACCTCTTTCACGTGGATCGTTGTCCTCCATGTTGATCTGTCGAGCGCCAACTATCTCTCCAAGCCTCGGTCTTTCAGGTCTCGCTTAATCAGTTCATCCCAGGTTAATTTCGGCCGTCCTCGTTTCTTTATTCTCCCTTAGGCCCGTCCGATGCGTCCTAATCGTAACGGGGCCTCAGGTGGTCTCCGTTGGAGATGTCCTAACTAGCGCAGCAGGTATTGGTTCGGACATCTCCAACGGAAACCACCTGAGACCCCGTTACGAGTAGGACGCATCGGACGAGCCGAAGGGAGAATAAAGAAACGAGGACAAAGAAGTTGAAATCTCTTAATTAGATTAAGAAATTATATGGTCttttttatagattttttttttctaaccaTGTTTTCACCCTTTGTCATATTATGCATGCTAAAAAGAATCTCGAAATTAGAATTCCGTCTATTTAGTGGGATTAAGAAAATTCAATATTTCGCCTTTATAATAGGGAATAGAGGGAGAATAAAATATGATTCGGGAACAGGGGATACTATGAGTTGCGAAAAATTTATGACAAAGTGTAGAATGAGTTGAATTTAGTTCAATTTCTCAAGGTGTGGAAAGATTAGACAAGTGATTGTTCATCGACTTTATCCTCTAAGACTTCTGATAATTTTTTGCTAGAACAACATTTAGAGGCATAGTCGTAAAATACTTTAAATTGTTAGAAATTTATTATATGTTTAATTAGTTTGAGCATCTAGTTCTAAGCAGCCATAGATTCACATGCAAGTACAGAATTACCCAAAGGGGCATAACACAAAGCTACATAAGCATTTTGTTCATTTATTTGCTGACAAATATTTTATCAATAGTAACTAATTCTTTTATCCGTCCCAAATTAGTTGAGCTAACTGGAAAGAACAATGAGAAGATTTTTATGGGGTTCTACAAACTCTGTGAAGAAAAGAAGTTGGGTTTCTTGGACAAAAGTTAATTTTCCAAAATGTAGAGGGGAGTAGGCATAAAGAAATTGCAAATTGTTAACAACGCCTTACATGCTAAATGGATTTGGAGATATGGGTCTGAG
Coding sequences within:
- the LOC113346266 gene encoding uncharacterized protein LOC113346266, producing MPETRNYRKPTKKTHTISSQKEKSLPPASTTNTAAATSPAASPPSWVMMRSIFSCKHDQQEAEPISINKEGNSKRCKKMVCSGSSLCSNTKVMHRPESLSPESSKKWGSSLSASCSSSSNGSTSRRSNGVISTSSVSTTASSSSSASSAAAGTSSTTRSSGGGSFRGMQFRRLSGCYECRMVVDPSHLVSRDPSLRNTLSTCPVCAEVFMKTEDLELHQSVRHAVSELGPEDSSRNIVEIIFQSSWLKKQAPVCKIERILKVNNTQKTITRFEDYRESIKAKANKLIKKHPRCVADGNELLRFHCTTFVCSIGVNGSSNLCNSIPQCNVCSIIKNGFKIEGMTGGGGICTTATSGKAHDNAKITSQKEKRAMLVCRVIAGRVKRNQDGSGAEEFDSVAGPSGIYSDLDELSVFNYKAILPCFVVIYGGF